The Miscanthus floridulus cultivar M001 chromosome 17, ASM1932011v1, whole genome shotgun sequence genome has a window encoding:
- the LOC136517773 gene encoding syntaxin-71-like gives MTVIDILTRVDAICQKYDKYDVDKLNGANVAGDDPFARLYASVDADINQCVEKAETAKQEKNRAAVVALNAEIRRTKAKLLEEDLPKLQRLAVKKVKGLTREEIATRSDLVAALPDRIQSIPDGSSTATKKNGTWGASGSRTGGAIKFDSTADGNFDDEYFKGTEESNQFRQEYEMRRMKQDEGLGVIGEGLETLKNMASDMNEELDRQVPLMDEMDDKVDRANADLKNTNVRLKETILQLRSSRNFCIDIILLCVILGIAAYLYNVLKK, from the exons ATGACCGTGATCGACATCCTCACCCGGGTGGACGCGATCTGCCAGAAGTACGACAAGTACGACGTCGACAAGCTCAACGGCGCCAACGTCGCCGGCGACGACCCCTTTGCCCGCCTCTACGCGTCCGTCGACGCGGACATCAACCAATGCGTTGAG AAAGCGGAAACGGCAAAGCAAGAGAAGAACCGGGCCGCGGTGGTGGCGCTTAACGCCGAGATCCGGCGCACCAAGGCCAAGCTCCTCGAGGAGGACCTGCCCAAGCTGCAGCGCCTCGCCGTGAAGAAG GTGAAAGGGCTCACAAGAGAAGAAATTGCCACCCGTAGTGATCTGGTTGCCGCCTTACCTGACAGAATACAATCAATCCCAGATGGTAGTTCTACTGCCACAAAGAAAAATGGAACTTGGGGAGCCTCAGGATCTCGCACTGGAGGAGCCATAAAGTTCGACTCTACTGCTG ATGGGAACTTTGATGATGAGTACTTTAAGGGGACAGAAGAATCTAATCAGTTCCGTCAGGAATATGAGATGCGCAGAATGAAACAG GATGAAGGTTTGGGCGTTATTGGTGAAGGACTGGAGACTCTGAAAAATATGGCATCTGATATGAATGAG GAATTGGACAGACAAGTCCCTCTGATGGATGAAATGGATGACAAG GTGGACAGAGCCAATGCAGATTTGAAGAATACCAATGTGAGACTGAAGGAGACTATTCTTCAG CTTAGATCAAGTCGCAACTTTTGCATCGACATCATCCTTCTCTGTGTCATTCTTGGTATTGCGGCTTACCTTTACAA TGTTTTAAAAAAGTGA
- the LOC136517774 gene encoding histone chaperone ASF1B-like has translation MSAVNITNVAVLDNPTAFLNPFQFEISYECLVPLDDDLEWKLIYVGSAEDENYDQQLESVLVGPVNVGTYRFVLQADPPDPSKIREEDIIGVTVLLLTCSYMGQEFMRVGYYVNNDYDDEQLREEPPAKVLIDRVQRNILADKPRVTKFPINFHPEPSTGTGQQQQEPQTASPENHTGNGEGNGSKPEADQ, from the exons ATGAGCGCGGTGAACATAACCAACGTGGCGGTGCTGGACAACCCCACCGCCTTCCTCAACCCCTTCCAGTTCGAGATCTCCTACGAGTGCCTCGTGCCCCTCGACGACG ATCTGGAGTGGAAGCTTATATATGTTGGATCAGCTGAAGATGAAAACTATGACCAGCAGCTTGAGAGCGTGCTTGTTGGCCCTGTCAATGTTGGGACCTACCGTTTTGTTCTCCAG GCTGACCCACCGGATCCCTCAAAGATCCGTGAGGAAGACATAATTGGTGTGACTGTGCTGCTATTGACATGCTCTTACATGGGCCAGGAGTTCATGAGAGTAGGCTACTATGTGAACAATGATTATGATGATGAGCAATTGAGAGAAGAGCCTCCAGCAAAGGTGCTAATTGACCGGGTGCAGAGAAATATCTTGGCTGACAAGCCCCGAGTCACCAAGTTCCCTATCAACTTCCATCCTGAACCCAGTACAGGCAcggggcagcagcagcaggaaccCCAGACGGCCTCGCCAGAAAACCACACAGGCAATGGCGAGGGCAATGGGAGCAAGCCCGAGGCTGACCAATGA